The Theropithecus gelada isolate Dixy chromosome 11, Tgel_1.0, whole genome shotgun sequence genome includes a region encoding these proteins:
- the GDF3 gene encoding growth/differentiation factor 3: protein MLRFLPDLAFSFLLTLALGQAIQFQEYVFLQFMGLDKAPSPQKFQPVPYILKKIFQDREAAATTGVSRDLCYVKELGVRGNVLRFLPDQGFFLYPKKFSQASSCLQKLLYFNLSAIKEREQLTLAQLDLDLGPNSYYNLGPELELALFLVQEPHVWGQTTPKPGKMFVLRSVPWPQGAVHFNLLDVAKDWNDNPQKNFGLFLEILVKEDRDSGVNFQPEDTCARLRRSLHASLLVVALNPDECPPSRKRRAAIPVPKVSCKNLCHRHQLFINFQDLGWHKWIIAPKGFMANYCHGECPFSLTISLNSSNYAFMQALMHAVDPDIPQAVCVPTKLSPISMLYQDNNDNVILRHYEDMVVDECGCG, encoded by the exons ATGCTTCGATTCTTGCCAGATTTGGCTTTCAGCTTCCTGTTAACTCTGGCTTTGGGCCAGGCAATCCAATTTCAAGAATATGTCTTTCTCCAATTTATGGGCTTAGATAAGGCGCCTTCACCCCAGAAGTTCCAACCTGTGCCTTATATCTTGAAGAAAATTTTCCAGGATCGCGAGGCAGCAGCGACCACTGGGGTCTCCCGAGACTTATGCTACGTAAAGGAGCTGGGCGTCCGTGGGAATGTACTTCGCTTTCTCCCAGACCAAG GTTTCTTTCTTTACCCAAAGAAATTTTCCCAAGCTTCCTCCTGCCTGCAAAAGCTGCTCTACTTTAACCTGTCTGCCATCAAAGAAAGAGAACAGTTGACACTGGCCCAGCTGGACCTGGACTTGGGGCCCAATTCTTACTATAACCTGGGACCAGAGCTGGAACTGGCTCTGTTCCTGGTTCAAGAGCCTCATGTGTGGGGCCAGACCACCCCTAAGCCAGGTAAAATGTTTGTGTTGCGGTCAGTCCCATGGCCACAAGGTGCTGTTCACTTCAACCTGCTGGATGTAGCTAAGGATTGGAATGACAACCCCCAGAAAAACTTTGGGTTATTCCTGGAGATACTGGTCAAAGAAGACAGAGACTCTGGGGTGAATTTTCAGCCTGAGGACACCTGTGCCAGACTGAGACGCTCCCTTCATGCTTCCCTGCTGGTGGTGGCCCTCAACCCTGATGAGTGCCCCCCTTCTCGGAAAAGGAGAGCAGCCATCCCTGTCCCCAAGGTTTCTTGTAAGAACCTCTGCCACCGTCACCAGCTATTCATTAACTTCCAGGACCTGGGTTGGCACAAGTGGATCATTGCCCCCAAGGGGTTCATGGCAAATTACTGCCACGGAGAGTGTCCCTTCTCACTGACCATCTCTCTCAACAGCTCCAATTATGCTTTCATGCAAGCCCTGATGCATGCAGTTGACCCAGACATCCCCCAGGCTGTGTGTGTCCCCACCAAGCTGTCTCCCATTTCCATGCTCTACCAGGACAATAATGACAATGTCATTCTACGACATTATGAAGACATGGTAGTCGATGAATGTGGGTGTGGGTAG